The following coding sequences lie in one Salarias fasciatus chromosome 7 unlocalized genomic scaffold, fSalaFa1.1 super_scaffold_4, whole genome shotgun sequence genomic window:
- the LOC115382528 gene encoding protein FAM163B-like produces the protein MTAGTVVITGGILATVILLLIIAVLCYCRLQYYCCKKEESESEEEEPDFAVTSRLPPVHSNHNIVAATAAASSIPNGPALFSTPPLARKLTRSQTFCPSCTHYEMPFYLQPPQPQPQLLHQPDGLRNGGDRISYRSVQQQDLDLPVPVNISNYRKPNLARSVTMREMFQRSCSISTDV, from the exons ATGACAGCCGGGACAGTGGTCATCACTGGAGGAATTCTAGCTACAGTAATATTACTCCTTATCATCGCAGTACTGTGCTACTGTAGGCTACAG TATTATTGCTGTAAGAAGGAAGAATCggagtcggaggaggaggagccagactTTGCCGTCACGTCCCGCCTCCCGCCAGTCCACTCCAACCACAACATTGTGGCGGCGacggccgccgcctcctccatccCGAATGGCCCCGCCCTTTTCTCCACCCCGCCGCTGGCCAGGAAACTGACGCGGTCTCAGACCTTCTGCCCGTCCTGTACTCACTATGAGATGCCTTTCTACCTCCAGCCCCCCCAGCCTCAgccgcagctcctccaccaaccGGACGGGCTGAGGAACGGCGGCGACCGCATCAGCTATCGgagcgtccagcagcaggatctgGACCTGCCAGTGCCTGTGAACATTTCAAACTATCGGAAACCCAACCTCGCCCGCTCCGTCACCATGAGGGAAATGTTTCAACGCAGCTGTAGCATCAGCACCGATGTTTAG
- the swi5 gene encoding DNA repair protein SWI5 homolog produces MSAEPSEESQRGADEDRVSTPGGSDSKKTTLKRTPFSKFKSVHSHFKSPLQVSESARISPAEEVAELQRRRAQLDTEIAQLEAEGYKVEELDHHIDMLHEYNDIKDIGQTLLGRIAALRGTTTRDLYTHFGLDLDD; encoded by the exons ATGAGCGCAGAACCATCGGAGGAAAGCCAACGAGGAGCAGATGAAGACCGAGTGTCGACGCCGGGGGGGAGTGACTCgaagaaaacaacactgaaaag AACTCCATTCTCAAAGTTTAAGAGCGTGCACTCCCACTTCAAATCACCT CTTCAAGTAAGTGAGAGTGCTCGGATTAGCCCCGCTGAGGAGgtggcagagctgcagaggaggagagcgcaGCTGGATACAGAGATAGCACAGCTGGAGGCCGA GGGATACAAAGTGGAGGAGCTGGATCATCATATTGATATGCTGCATGAATACAATGATATAAAAGACATTGGACAGACACTCCTTGGTCGTATTG CTGCTCTGAGGGGAACCACCACACGGGATCTCTACACGCACTTTGGTCTGGATTTGGATGACTGA
- the slc27a4 gene encoding long-chain fatty acid transport protein 4, with protein sequence MMRLACCTALLFVLRLLVGLPWYQVLPAILIFYLGSGGWSFLQIFAKTVGRDLHAASVLLRVKMNVRRHLREKNTIPKIFAETVQRHGDKTALIFEGTGERWSFRQLDEYSNKVANLLLERGFREGDVVALFMENRSQYVGLWLGMAKIGVEAALINFNLRLEALVHCVIISNAKAVIFGSELTDAVSEVHSSMGKAVQMLCSGDWDPKRVPQGTECLEPLLADAPSHLPRRPQRCFTDRLFYIYTSGTTGLPKAAIVVHSRYYRMAALVYYGFKMTSDDVLYDCLPLYHSAGNIVGVGQSIIHGMTVVIRKKFSASRFWDDCVKYNCTIVQYIGEICRYLLNQPVRDTERQHRVRMALGNGLRQSIWEEFMNRFNIPQIAEFYGATECNCSLGNFDNKIGACGFNSQILPFIYPIRLVRVDEETMELIRGPDGVCIPCKPGEPGQLVGRIIQNDPLRRFDGYVNQTATSKKIARSVFKKGDSAYLSGDVLIMDKFGHMYFKDRTGDTFRWKGENVSTTEVEGTLSRLLDMKDVVVYGVEVPGAEGKAGMAAIADPSHSSDLEKLVKDMEKALPPYARPVFLRFLPEVNKTGTFKFQKTELRREGFDPTAVSDRLFFLDSSRGRYTQLNEELYRSILTGKHKL encoded by the exons ATGATGCGTCTAGCATGCTGCACGgccctgctgtttgtgttgcgaCTGCTGGTGGGCCTGCCGTGGTACCAAGTTCTTCCAGCCATCCTGATCTTCTATCTGGGAAGCGGAGGATGGAGCTTTCTGCAGATTTTTGCCAAAACAGTTGGCAGAGACTTACA CGCAGCGAGCGTGCTGCTGCGAGTGAAGATGAACGTCAGACGACACCTCAGAGAGAAGAACACCATTCCCAAGATATTTGCCGAAACGGTGCAGCGTCACGGCGACAAGACGGCGCTCATCTTTGAGGGGACCGGGGAGAGGTGGAGTTTCCGGCAGCTGGATGAATACTCCAACAAAGTGGCCAACCTGCTGTTGGAGCGCGGCTTCAGA GAGGGTGACGTGGTGGCCCTCTTCATGGAGAACAGGTCCCAGTACGTCGGCCTCTGGTTGGGGATGGCCAAGATCGGGGTCGAAGCCGCTCTGATCAACTTTAACTTGAGACTGGAGGCCTTAGTCCACTGCGTCATAATCTCCAACGCCAAAGCCGTGATCTTTGGTTCGGAGCTGACCGACG CTGTGTCGGAGGTCCACAGCTCGATGGGGAAGGCCGTGCAGATGCTTTGCTCTGGAGACTGGGACCCCAAACGAGTTCCACAGGGAACCGAGTGCCTCGAACCGCTGCTGGCTGATGCCCCTTCCCATCTGCCCCGCCGGCCCCAACGCTGCTTCACAG ATCGCCTGTTCTACATCTACACATCAGGAACCACTGGGTTGCCTAAAGCTGCTATTGTTGTGCACAGCAG GTACTACCGCATGGCAGCTTTAGTATACTATGGGTTTAAGATGACATCGGATGATGTCCTGTATGATTGCCTTCCGCTCTACCATTCTGcag gAAACATTGTGGGAGTGGGCCAGAGTATTATACACGGCATGACTGTAGTGATCCGAAAGAAATTCTCTGCCTCCCGTTTCTGGGATGACTGTGTCAAATACAACTGCACG ATTGTGCAGTACATCGGTGAGATCTGCCGGTATTTGCTGAACCAGCCGGTCCGGGACACGGAGCGGCAGCACCGGGTGCGCATGGCGCTGGGCAACGGGCTCCGCCAGTCCATATGGGAGGAGTTCATGAACCGCTTCAACATCCCGCAGATTGCGGAGTTTTACGGCGCCACGGAGTGCAACTGCAGTCTGGGCAACTTTGATAACAAG ATCGGAGCGTGCGGCTTCAACAGTCAGATTCTGCCGTTCATCTACCCCATCAGACTGGTGCGGGTGGACGAGGAGACCATGGAGCTCATCAGGGGACCTGATGGCGTTTGCATTCCCTGTAAACCCG GCGAGCCTGGCCAGCTTGTCGGCAGGATTATTCAGAACGACCCTCTCCGGAGGTTTGATGGTTATGTGAACCAGACGGCAACGAGCAAGAAGATCGCCCGCAGTGTGTTCAAGAAGGGAGACAGTGCCTATCTTTCTG GCGACGTGCTGATCATGGATAAGTTCGGCCACATGTACTTCAAGGACCGAACAGGAGACACTTTCCGCTGGAAAGGAGAAAATGTCTCGACTACCGAGGTTGAAGGGACTCTCAGCCGGCTGCTGGACATGAAAGACGTGGTCGTGTACGGAGTGGAAGTACCAG GAGCGGAGGGAAAGGCTGGAATGGCAGCCATCGCCGATCCGTCTCACTCCTCCGACCTGGAGAAGCTTGTAAAAGACATGGAAAAGGCCCTTCCTCCCTACGCCAGACCCGTCTTCCTCCGCTTCCTtccagaggtcaacaaaacag GAACATTTAAGTTCCAGAAGACGGAGTTGCGTCGGGAAGGCTTCGACCCCACTGCAGTGTCAGACAGACTGTTCttcctggactccagcagagggcgctacACGCAGCTGAACGAGGAGCTGTACCGCTCCATCCTGACAGGGAAACACAAGTTGTGA